In Rosa rugosa chromosome 4, drRosRugo1.1, whole genome shotgun sequence, the genomic stretch TTTGCATTAGATGCATATTCTACCAATCACTGGTCTCTAAAGTGTATCATATGTGAAGCATATGCTTAGCTAATAAAATTGCAGTCTTAAGTTCTGTGCCTCAATCTATAAGAAATCTTTCCATGCTTTAAACCTTTTCCATGGTTCATTGCCTCTCGTTTCAGGTGGCGCCTTATAACCCTGCAGTTACTCCCACCAGTTCTTTAGACTTTAAGGGAAGGATTGGCGAGTCACATTATAATCTTAAAACATCTACAGAACTGCTAAAGGTCTTGAACCGGATTTGGAGTTTGGAGGAGCAGCATACGTCTAATATAGCACTGATAAAAGCACTGAAGGCTGAGTTGGATCATGCCCGTGTCAAGATCAAAGATTTGGTTAGGGTACGGCAAGCTGATAGACATGAGCTAGACAATTTGATGAAGCAAATTGGAGAAGATAAACTAGTTAGGAAGAGCAAAGAACAGGATCGGATACATGCTGCAGTTCAGTCTGTGAGGGATGAACTAGAAGATGAGAGAAGGTTAAGAAAACGATCAGAAAGCCTACACAGGAAGTTAGCACGAGACCTCTCTGAGGTGAAATCTTCTCTTTCCAATTCCCTGAGAGAGCTTGAAAGTGAGAGGAAATCGAGGAAGTTGTTGGAAGACCTATGCGATGAATTTGCTAAAGGCATTAAAGACTATGAACAAGAGGTGCACTTTTTGAAACAGAAATCTGACAAGGATTGGACTGGAAGCTCCGACCGTGATCGATTGATTCTCCATGTATCTGAATCATGGCTGGATGAACGGATACAGATGCAGCTAGAACAAACCGAGTGTGGTCTTCCCGAAAAGAACTCAATAGTGGACAAACTAAGCCTTGAAATAGAGACCTTCCTTCGAGCTAAACACATGAACAACACTCTTAAGAATGCCGAAAGTATGTTGCCAAGGGATCGTCGAAAGAATTCACTGGAATCTGTTCCGCTTAATGAGGCTGTGAGTGCACCTCAAGATGcaggtgatgaagaagattctTTAGGCAGTGACTCGCATTGTTTCGAGCTCAATAAACCGAGCAACAGTGACTTCAAATTGCAAGTGGAGGAGGAAGATGTAGAGAATGGTATTGATGAAAAGGTAAAATCAGAGCACTCAAAGAAAAAACCTGCCTCTTCTGAAAGAGTAAGAAGCCGTACTCCGTCCAGCTTGCAAGTTAAGTTTGAAGAACAGATGGCTTGGGCCTTGTCATGTAGTGAAAATAAGAAATCCCAAGTGGTAAATGCAGAGCAGGGGAAAACTGAAGAAGTGAAGCAAACTGAAACAAGCATGTCTCAAAAATCTGAACATTGTGAAGCCACAGAAGATGAAACTTACAGAAAGGGAAATAAACAAGATGAAAGACATGGTTCTAATCCGAATTACATGGCTGAAAACCATTTaagaaatcaacttttgataTCAGATGGTGGGCTTGTACATCCTGAAAATAATTTGAATGAGGCTTCTTGCAGTAATACTGGATGGAGGAATCAGGCAAGTCCAGTTCGACAGTGGATGGCAAGACTAACCTCTCCAACTCTTGACATATCAGAGTCTTCTTCCAAGTTGCCTCtgcggaaaaagaaaaataccttGAAGGCAAAGCTTCTTGAAGCAAGGTCTAAAGGACAACGGTCAACACGAACAAAAGCTTTCAAAAGTACCTCTTAAGCTTCTTCGAATCTGTTAGCATTA encodes the following:
- the LOC133745679 gene encoding uncharacterized protein At5g41620-like; translated protein: MKEARESGGVELAEKEENLREKLARRRIRKSIRGGPTTPVLSSWSLYPLGQEQQPIIKDAPLTTNHTGASARKLGAALWEFQNYFPLSKMHRGNHSNGGGGAPPPPPRQRHHLHLHHHLNKDKGTLDLSNFLADNCPSSPEQPASASSLTRHIAASLMQHHRSIGRNNHLLQPVSPASYGSSMEVAPYNPAVTPTSSLDFKGRIGESHYNLKTSTELLKVLNRIWSLEEQHTSNIALIKALKAELDHARVKIKDLVRVRQADRHELDNLMKQIGEDKLVRKSKEQDRIHAAVQSVRDELEDERRLRKRSESLHRKLARDLSEVKSSLSNSLRELESERKSRKLLEDLCDEFAKGIKDYEQEVHFLKQKSDKDWTGSSDRDRLILHVSESWLDERIQMQLEQTECGLPEKNSIVDKLSLEIETFLRAKHMNNTLKNAESMLPRDRRKNSLESVPLNEAVSAPQDAGDEEDSLGSDSHCFELNKPSNSDFKLQVEEEDVENGIDEKVKSEHSKKKPASSERVRSRTPSSLQVKFEEQMAWALSCSENKKSQVVNAEQGKTEEVKQTETSMSQKSEHCEATEDETYRKGNKQDERHGSNPNYMAENHLRNQLLISDGGLVHPENNLNEASCSNTGWRNQASPVRQWMARLTSPTLDISESSSKLPLRKKKNTLKAKLLEARSKGQRSTRTKAFKSTS